One genomic region from Microcella humidisoli encodes:
- a CDS encoding FecCD family ABC transporter permease: MAAPRSVSPRIRALALVLLLAGILVGGVVLSAVTGQLPITPTEVAGSLLRAIGIDTAWAPTDPIVESTLWVVRFPRILMGLAVGAALAVAGAVMQAVFGNPLAEPGVVGVSSGAALGAATAITIGASVLGGPGVALFAFVGGLLATLLVYAVARAGGRTEVVTLLLTGIAVNAIAQAGIAFVLFVADTASREQIVFWQLGSLGGSRWDQVALVAVVAAVGITVALLLARRYDLLALGERSARHLGVDVERLRIVSIVLVALLTGAAVAFTGIIAFVGLVVPHLIRMIIGPAHRGLILASAVGGGALLVVADLLTRTLVGGAELPIGMLTSLVGGPFFFWLLYRQRRRSGGWA, translated from the coding sequence CTGGCTGCACCGCGTTCCGTGAGTCCGCGCATCCGGGCCCTCGCCCTCGTCCTGCTGCTCGCCGGCATCCTCGTCGGCGGCGTCGTGCTGTCGGCGGTCACGGGGCAGCTGCCGATCACGCCCACCGAGGTGGCGGGCTCGCTGCTGCGCGCGATCGGCATCGACACCGCCTGGGCGCCGACCGACCCCATCGTCGAGTCGACGCTGTGGGTCGTGCGGTTCCCGCGCATCCTCATGGGTCTCGCCGTCGGGGCTGCGCTCGCCGTCGCCGGCGCGGTCATGCAGGCCGTGTTCGGCAATCCGCTCGCCGAGCCGGGCGTTGTCGGCGTCTCGTCGGGCGCCGCCCTCGGCGCTGCGACCGCGATCACCATCGGCGCCTCGGTACTCGGCGGCCCGGGGGTGGCGCTCTTCGCGTTCGTCGGCGGGCTGCTCGCAACCCTGCTGGTCTACGCCGTCGCCCGCGCCGGCGGACGCACCGAGGTCGTCACCCTGCTGCTCACGGGCATCGCCGTCAACGCGATCGCACAAGCGGGCATCGCCTTCGTGCTCTTCGTCGCCGACACGGCGAGCCGCGAGCAGATCGTGTTCTGGCAGCTCGGTTCGCTCGGCGGCTCACGCTGGGATCAGGTGGCCCTCGTCGCCGTGGTCGCCGCCGTCGGCATCACCGTGGCGCTGCTGCTCGCCCGGCGCTACGACCTGCTCGCGCTCGGCGAGCGCAGCGCTCGCCATCTCGGCGTCGATGTCGAGCGGCTGCGCATCGTCTCGATCGTGCTCGTCGCCCTGCTCACCGGCGCGGCCGTCGCCTTCACGGGCATCATCGCCTTCGTCGGACTCGTCGTGCCGCACCTCATCCGCATGATCATCGGCCCAGCCCACCGCGGGCTCATCCTCGCGAGCGCGGTGGGCGGTGGCGCTCTGCTCGTTGTGGCCGACCTGCTGACACGCACGCTCGTCGGCGGGGCCGAGCTGCCGATCGGCATGCTCACCTCGCTCGTCGGCGGACCCTTCTTCTTCTGGCTGCTCTACCGGCAGCGGCGGCGCAGTGGGGGGTGGGCATGA
- a CDS encoding GH1 family beta-glucosidase, which translates to MTTHTTASASTHASPRPIPADFRLGVATAAYQIEGATHRDGRADSIWDAFCRIPGAVVGGDSGERACEHYDRYRDDVALMRELGVQVYRFSTSWARVQPDGRTANATGLDFYSRLVDDLLDAGITPWLTLYHWDLPQALQDAGGWPARDTALRFADYAADVHAVLGDRVTNWTSLNEPWCSAFLGYLSGEHAPGIQNPQASLDAAHHLLLGHGLATQRLRALDPALSLGITLNMTVADPVDPQDADDVDAARRIDAQHNRLFLDPIFRGAYPADLLADLDARGLHLPVLDGDLATIATPIDALGINYYHGDAVSARPPAEAPLSSAAPSERVKLSPFPAGEGIFTHPRGLPVTAMEWEVQPEGLTRLLVRIDEEYARPAGVTLYVTENGAAYTDEVGPDGSVDDVERAEFLRLHLDAILDAIEQGVNVKGYFYWSLMDNFEWAWGYDKRFGLVRVDYETQVRTVKASGRLYQAAIAARSVPPTAD; encoded by the coding sequence ATGACCACCCACACCACCGCGTCGGCATCGACGCACGCTTCGCCGCGCCCGATTCCGGCCGACTTCCGCCTCGGTGTCGCCACCGCCGCCTACCAGATCGAGGGCGCGACCCACCGCGATGGCCGGGCTGACTCGATCTGGGACGCGTTCTGCCGCATCCCCGGCGCCGTCGTCGGCGGCGACAGCGGCGAGCGCGCGTGCGAGCACTACGACCGCTACCGCGACGACGTCGCGCTCATGCGCGAGCTCGGCGTGCAGGTCTACCGCTTCAGCACGTCGTGGGCGCGCGTGCAGCCCGACGGCCGCACGGCGAACGCCACGGGCCTCGACTTCTACAGCCGCCTCGTCGACGACCTGCTCGACGCGGGCATCACCCCGTGGCTGACGCTCTACCACTGGGACCTGCCGCAAGCGCTGCAGGATGCGGGCGGCTGGCCCGCGCGCGACACCGCCCTGCGCTTCGCCGACTACGCGGCCGACGTGCACGCCGTACTGGGCGACCGCGTCACCAACTGGACCTCGCTCAACGAGCCCTGGTGCTCGGCGTTCCTCGGCTATCTCAGCGGAGAGCACGCGCCGGGCATCCAGAACCCGCAAGCGTCGCTCGACGCCGCCCACCACCTGCTGCTCGGGCACGGCCTCGCCACGCAACGGCTGCGCGCGCTCGACCCCGCGCTGAGCCTCGGCATCACGCTCAACATGACCGTGGCCGACCCCGTCGACCCGCAGGATGCGGACGATGTCGACGCCGCGCGGCGCATCGACGCGCAGCACAACCGCCTCTTCCTCGACCCGATCTTCCGCGGCGCCTACCCCGCCGACCTGCTCGCCGACCTGGACGCGCGCGGGCTCCACCTTCCCGTGCTCGATGGCGACCTCGCGACGATCGCGACCCCCATCGACGCGCTGGGCATCAACTACTACCACGGTGATGCGGTGAGCGCCCGCCCGCCCGCCGAGGCGCCGCTCTCGAGCGCCGCGCCCTCCGAACGCGTCAAGCTGTCGCCCTTCCCCGCCGGCGAGGGCATCTTCACCCACCCGCGCGGCCTGCCCGTCACGGCCATGGAGTGGGAGGTGCAGCCCGAGGGCCTCACGCGACTGCTCGTGCGCATCGACGAGGAGTACGCGCGACCCGCGGGCGTCACCCTCTACGTCACCGAGAACGGTGCGGCCTACACCGACGAGGTCGGCCCCGACGGCTCGGTCGACGATGTCGAGCGCGCCGAGTTCCTGCGCCTGCACCTCGACGCCATCCTCGACGCGATCGAGCAGGGCGTGAACGTCAAGGGCTACTTCTACTGGTCGCTCATGGACAACTTCGAGTGGGCCTGGGGCTACGACAAGCGCTTCGGGCTCGTGCGGGTCGACTACGAGACTCAGGTGCGCACCGTGAAGGCGAGCGGTCGGCTCTACCAGGCGGCGATCGCCGCGCGTAGCGTGCCGCCCACCGCTGACTAG
- a CDS encoding heme ABC transporter ATP-binding protein translates to MTSTSAAGAAVITARGIHVRRDEREILSAIDLEVRAGEVLALVGPNGAGKSTLLSVLSGDLRASEGAVELLGRAVAAYRPLELAQRRAVLSQANTVSFPFRVLEIVQMGRSPWLRTAELADDERAVSEAIEATDIGHLLGRRFTSLSGGEQARVSLARVLAQSTPIVFLDEPTAALDLRHQEEVMRLARALAAADRAVVVVVHDLSLAGAYADRIALLDHGRLDAVGTPAEVMTADRVGRVYGLDVQIHRLGASDRPIVLPLRD, encoded by the coding sequence ATGACGTCGACCAGCGCGGCCGGAGCGGCCGTCATCACCGCGCGCGGCATCCACGTGCGCCGGGACGAGCGCGAGATCCTCAGCGCCATCGACCTCGAGGTGCGCGCCGGCGAGGTGCTCGCCCTCGTCGGACCCAACGGAGCCGGGAAGTCGACCCTGCTCTCGGTGCTCAGTGGCGACCTCCGGGCGAGCGAGGGCGCGGTCGAGCTGCTCGGCCGCGCAGTGGCGGCGTATCGCCCGCTCGAGCTCGCGCAGCGCCGGGCCGTGCTGTCGCAGGCCAACACCGTGAGCTTCCCGTTCCGCGTGCTCGAGATCGTGCAGATGGGCCGCAGCCCCTGGCTGCGCACGGCCGAGCTCGCCGACGACGAACGCGCCGTCAGCGAGGCGATCGAGGCCACCGATATCGGGCATCTGCTCGGCCGCCGGTTCACGAGCCTCAGCGGTGGCGAGCAGGCGCGCGTCTCGCTCGCGCGCGTGCTCGCGCAGTCGACGCCCATCGTCTTCCTCGACGAGCCGACCGCGGCCCTCGATCTGCGGCACCAGGAGGAGGTCATGCGCCTCGCCCGTGCGCTCGCCGCCGCCGACCGCGCCGTCGTCGTGGTCGTGCACGACCTCTCGCTCGCCGGCGCCTACGCCGACCGCATCGCGCTGCTCGACCACGGTCGTCTCGACGCGGTCGGCACGCCCGCCGAAGTCATGACGGCCGACCGGGTCGGGCGGGTCTACGGGCTCGACGTGCAGATCCACCGGCTGGGAGCATCCGACCGCCCGATCGTGCTGCCGCTGCGCGACTGA
- a CDS encoding MarR family winged helix-turn-helix transcriptional regulator — MTHHETDPEEELRVLIQKVARRIRAERAGEGISDSQLGVLWRLASEGRCTPGGLATGEKVSAPSMNRTLNALEASGLVRREPSNDDARMVWVTITPAGDHVIAETRRLRQQWFHAQLEALSAEQRRALEEVRPILRRLADA; from the coding sequence GTGACGCACCATGAGACCGACCCCGAAGAAGAGCTGCGCGTGCTCATCCAGAAGGTGGCGCGGCGCATCCGGGCCGAACGCGCGGGCGAGGGCATCAGCGACAGCCAGCTCGGCGTGCTCTGGCGGCTCGCGAGCGAGGGCCGCTGCACGCCCGGCGGCCTCGCGACCGGCGAGAAGGTCAGCGCCCCGTCGATGAACCGCACCCTCAACGCGCTCGAGGCGAGCGGCCTCGTGCGTCGTGAGCCGAGCAACGATGACGCGCGGATGGTGTGGGTGACCATCACGCCGGCGGGCGACCACGTCATCGCCGAGACGCGGCGGCTGCGCCAGCAGTGGTTCCATGCCCAGCTCGAGGCGCTCAGCGCCGAGCAGCGCCGCGCGCTCGAGGAGGTGCGGCCGATATTGCGACGACTGGCCGACGCGTGA
- a CDS encoding LacI family DNA-binding transcriptional regulator — protein sequence MTAEGGSTRVAPTLEMVAERAGVSRATVSRVVNGSPRVSDDTIAAVTAAIAELRYTPNRAARSLANRRSMAIALVIPEDTTRFFGDPYFAAIVKGISNVLDDTGYVLNLHLASTTGAFDKTIAYLLGGNVDGALVVSHHSDDHVLAELGSSIPVVFGGRPLDRETTATYFVDVDNPEAAADGTRYLIARGRRRIGTVAGPDDMPAGIDRLAGWQTAMTDAGLATDAIARGDFTLAGGVRAARELLDAHPDLDAIFVASDLMAMGVITVLRERGIAVPEQIAVMGFDDSPAALASEIPLTTVRQPSIEQGERMARVLLDLLEGVPTARQHLMPTEVVVRASA from the coding sequence ATGACAGCGGAGGGTGGCAGCACGCGCGTCGCCCCCACGCTCGAGATGGTGGCCGAGCGCGCGGGCGTCTCACGCGCCACGGTCTCGCGCGTCGTCAACGGCTCGCCGCGCGTGAGCGACGACACGATCGCCGCCGTGACCGCTGCGATCGCCGAGCTGCGCTACACCCCGAACCGGGCGGCGCGGTCGCTCGCCAACCGCCGGTCGATGGCGATCGCCCTCGTGATTCCCGAAGACACCACCCGCTTCTTCGGCGACCCCTACTTCGCGGCCATCGTCAAGGGCATCTCGAACGTGCTCGACGACACGGGCTACGTGCTCAACCTGCACCTCGCGAGCACGACGGGTGCGTTCGACAAGACCATCGCCTACCTGCTCGGGGGCAACGTCGACGGCGCCCTCGTCGTCTCGCACCACTCCGATGACCACGTGCTGGCCGAGCTCGGCTCGAGCATCCCCGTCGTCTTCGGCGGTCGGCCGCTCGACCGCGAGACCACAGCGACCTACTTCGTCGACGTCGACAACCCCGAGGCGGCCGCCGACGGCACGCGCTACCTCATCGCCCGGGGCCGCCGCCGCATCGGCACGGTCGCCGGCCCCGACGACATGCCCGCCGGCATCGACCGGCTGGCCGGCTGGCAGACGGCGATGACGGATGCGGGGCTCGCGACCGACGCGATCGCCCGCGGTGACTTCACCCTCGCCGGCGGGGTGCGGGCTGCGCGCGAGCTGCTCGATGCCCACCCCGACCTCGACGCGATCTTCGTCGCGAGCGACCTCATGGCGATGGGCGTCATCACGGTGCTGCGCGAGCGCGGCATCGCCGTGCCCGAGCAGATCGCGGTCATGGGCTTCGACGACTCGCCCGCGGCGCTCGCGAGCGAGATTCCGCTCACGACTGTGCGGCAACCCTCCATCGAGCAGGGTGAGCGCATGGCGCGCGTGCTGCTCGACCTGCTCGAGGGCGTGCCGACCGCCCGCCAGCACCTCATGCCGACCGAGGTCGTCGTGCGCGCGAGCGCCTGA
- a CDS encoding sulfurtransferase, with the protein MIAPFLTPAELDELLAADRRGDGDVVIVDSRWYLDGRSGSEAHAHGHLPGAVFVDLDVWLAGAPSPGAGRHPLPEPHLFARGMAESGIGDGSTVVVYDDAGGVIAARLVWMLRTLGHEAAVLDGGLDAWQRAHPGQTLESGAVDVRPASFTERPWPDAALASIDETQQAAADGSALVLDARTLDRYRGETEPVDARAGHIPGAESFSCRDNVAADGTLLDTATLRDRLTGLGAAERPVISYCGSGVTACHTLLVLEHAGFEPGRLYPGSWSQYAADPARPLATAE; encoded by the coding sequence ATGATCGCGCCCTTCCTCACCCCCGCCGAGCTCGACGAGCTGCTCGCTGCCGACCGCCGCGGAGACGGCGACGTCGTCATCGTCGACAGCCGCTGGTACCTTGACGGCCGCTCGGGCTCCGAGGCGCACGCGCACGGGCACCTCCCGGGCGCCGTGTTCGTCGACCTCGACGTGTGGCTCGCGGGAGCCCCCTCGCCCGGGGCGGGTCGGCACCCTTTGCCCGAGCCGCACCTCTTCGCCCGCGGCATGGCCGAGTCGGGCATCGGCGACGGATCCACGGTGGTCGTCTACGACGATGCCGGGGGAGTGATCGCCGCGCGCCTGGTCTGGATGCTCCGAACCCTCGGACACGAGGCCGCCGTACTCGACGGCGGGCTCGACGCCTGGCAGCGCGCCCACCCGGGGCAGACCCTCGAGAGCGGCGCGGTCGACGTGCGCCCCGCATCCTTCACCGAACGCCCGTGGCCGGATGCCGCGCTCGCGTCGATCGACGAGACGCAGCAGGCCGCCGCCGACGGCAGCGCGCTCGTGCTCGATGCCCGCACGCTCGACCGCTACCGCGGCGAGACCGAGCCGGTGGATGCGCGCGCGGGTCATATCCCGGGCGCCGAGAGCTTCTCGTGCCGCGACAACGTCGCCGCCGACGGCACGCTGCTCGACACCGCGACCCTGCGCGACCGCCTCACGGGGCTCGGGGCCGCCGAGCGCCCCGTCATCAGCTACTGCGGTTCGGGAGTCACGGCGTGCCACACCCTGCTGGTGCTCGAGCACGCCGGCTTCGAGCCCGGACGCCTGTACCCCGGCTCGTGGTCGCAGTACGCCGCCGACCCCGCCAGGCCGCTCGCGACAGCCGAATAG
- a CDS encoding GNAT family N-acetyltransferase codes for MSLTVHHEPDAERYAAYEGDELQGWIVYDRVGTTVRLLHAEVPPVMRNKGVGGEVVRAILDDLRQSTTDRVQPVCGFVVMWMRRHPEYADLTTR; via the coding sequence ATGTCTCTCACCGTGCACCACGAGCCCGATGCCGAGCGCTACGCCGCCTACGAGGGCGACGAGCTGCAGGGCTGGATCGTCTACGACCGCGTCGGAACGACCGTGCGGCTGCTGCACGCCGAGGTGCCGCCGGTCATGCGCAACAAGGGCGTCGGCGGCGAGGTCGTGCGCGCGATCCTCGACGACCTGAGGCAATCGACGACCGACCGCGTGCAGCCCGTGTGCGGCTTCGTCGTCATGTGGATGCGCCGGCACCCCGAGTACGCCGACCTCACGACGCGCTGA
- a CDS encoding lipoate--protein ligase family protein produces MHGEYKVPGGKLVVVDLEVTEGRISAFRLAGDFFVEPDEVVPAIEAAVLGLPADTDAAALTTAVRDALPDGAVLLGFSPEAVATTVRRALASATAFADYDWQLLRGPALAPLQQMAMDQVLAEEVGDGRRGPTLRIWEWTTPAVVIGSFQSVRNEVDLDNAERYGFEIVRRISGGGAMFIEPASAITYSLYAPAALVHGMSFAESYAFLDEWVITALRGLGIEASYQPLNDIASPSGKIGGAAQKRLGTGAVLHHVTMAYDMDGDRMVEVLRIGREKLSDKGIKSANKRVDPLKSQTGLSRDEIIDRLVGTFRAQYGLTEGTITAAELDRANALVAEKFSTHDWLHRVP; encoded by the coding sequence ATGCATGGCGAATACAAGGTGCCCGGCGGCAAGCTCGTCGTCGTCGACCTCGAGGTGACCGAGGGGCGCATCAGCGCGTTCCGGCTCGCGGGCGACTTCTTCGTCGAGCCCGACGAGGTCGTGCCCGCCATCGAGGCCGCCGTGCTCGGCCTGCCCGCCGACACCGACGCCGCCGCCCTGACGACCGCGGTACGAGATGCCCTGCCCGACGGCGCCGTGCTGCTGGGCTTCAGCCCCGAGGCGGTCGCCACGACCGTGCGGCGCGCGCTCGCGAGCGCGACGGCTTTCGCCGACTACGACTGGCAGCTGCTGCGCGGCCCCGCGCTCGCGCCCTTGCAGCAGATGGCCATGGACCAGGTGCTCGCCGAAGAGGTCGGCGACGGCCGCCGCGGCCCCACCCTGCGCATCTGGGAGTGGACGACCCCTGCCGTCGTGATCGGCTCGTTCCAGAGCGTGCGCAACGAGGTCGACCTCGACAACGCCGAGCGCTACGGCTTCGAGATCGTGCGGCGCATCTCAGGCGGGGGCGCGATGTTCATCGAGCCCGCCTCGGCCATCACCTACTCGCTGTACGCGCCGGCCGCTCTCGTGCACGGCATGAGCTTCGCCGAGTCGTACGCCTTCCTCGACGAGTGGGTCATCACGGCGCTGCGCGGGCTCGGCATCGAGGCCAGCTACCAGCCCCTCAACGACATCGCCAGCCCGAGCGGCAAGATCGGCGGCGCCGCGCAGAAGCGGCTCGGCACGGGGGCCGTGCTGCACCACGTGACCATGGCCTACGACATGGATGGCGACCGCATGGTCGAAGTGCTGCGCATCGGCCGCGAGAAGCTCAGCGACAAGGGCATCAAGAGCGCCAACAAGCGCGTCGACCCGCTCAAATCGCAGACGGGGCTCTCGCGCGACGAGATCATCGACCGCCTCGTCGGCACCTTCCGGGCGCAGTACGGCCTCACCGAGGGCACCATCACCGCAGCCGAACTCGATCGTGCGAACGCGCTCGTGGCCGAGAAGTTCTCGACGCACGACTGGCTGCACCGCGTTCCGTGA
- a CDS encoding carbohydrate ABC transporter permease, with amino-acid sequence MTGTGLLERRRTPRRRGLENGQRPGWKAYGFLTAVMLGSMFPIYWSFLIGSGDASTINQQDIVWWPGGNFLTNAAAVLEADSVNFWRAIGNSIIVSTVVSASVVLFSTLAGFAFAKLRFRGRNGLLVFVIATMAVPTQLGVVPLFIAMSQLQLAGTLWAVILPAVVSAFGVFWMTQYLAQALPYELIEAARVDGASMIRTFWSVALPAARPAAAMLALFIFIATWTNFFWPFIVLDRQNPTLPVALSLLQSNYFVDYSVVMAGVILSTIPLLILFVVAGRHLVSGIMQGAIKG; translated from the coding sequence ATGACCGGCACCGGACTGCTCGAGCGACGCCGCACCCCGCGTCGCCGCGGCCTCGAGAACGGCCAGCGGCCCGGCTGGAAGGCCTACGGCTTCCTCACGGCCGTCATGCTCGGCTCGATGTTCCCCATCTACTGGTCGTTCCTCATCGGCTCGGGCGACGCCTCCACCATCAACCAGCAAGACATCGTCTGGTGGCCGGGCGGCAACTTCCTCACCAACGCGGCCGCCGTGCTCGAGGCCGACAGCGTCAACTTCTGGCGCGCGATCGGCAACTCGATCATCGTCTCGACCGTGGTCTCCGCATCCGTCGTGCTGTTCTCGACGCTCGCGGGCTTCGCCTTCGCCAAGCTGCGGTTCCGCGGCCGCAACGGCCTGCTCGTGTTCGTCATCGCCACGATGGCCGTGCCGACCCAGCTCGGCGTCGTGCCCCTCTTCATCGCGATGAGCCAGCTGCAGCTCGCCGGCACGCTGTGGGCGGTCATCCTGCCCGCGGTCGTGAGCGCGTTCGGAGTGTTCTGGATGACGCAGTACCTCGCGCAAGCGCTGCCCTACGAGCTCATCGAGGCCGCGCGGGTCGACGGGGCGAGCATGATCCGCACCTTCTGGTCGGTGGCCCTGCCCGCCGCGCGTCCTGCCGCGGCGATGCTTGCGCTCTTCATCTTCATCGCGACGTGGACCAACTTCTTCTGGCCCTTCATCGTGCTCGACCGGCAGAACCCGACCCTGCCCGTGGCGCTCTCGCTGCTGCAGAGCAACTACTTCGTCGACTACTCGGTGGTCATGGCCGGAGTTATCCTGAGCACGATCCCACTGTTGATCTTGTTCGTCGTCGCCGGCCGTCACCTCGTGAGCGGCATCATGCAGGGAGCCATTAAGGGATGA
- a CDS encoding cupin domain-containing protein codes for MDPIALDLDVMAAYLLTQAAENPQRRASQRIDLGYQQLRMTAIGFDTGGELPEHTNPGEAMLQVLRGRIRLSDATRTIEVAAGTVARIPDGVHSVEALEPSVMLLTALPLPGRNDH; via the coding sequence ATGGATCCGATCGCGCTCGACCTCGACGTCATGGCCGCCTACCTGCTCACGCAGGCGGCCGAGAACCCGCAACGACGCGCATCGCAGCGCATCGATCTCGGGTATCAGCAGCTGCGCATGACGGCGATCGGCTTCGACACCGGCGGCGAGCTGCCCGAGCACACGAACCCGGGTGAAGCCATGCTGCAGGTGCTGCGCGGGCGCATCCGCCTCAGCGACGCCACCCGCACGATCGAGGTCGCGGCGGGCACGGTCGCGCGCATCCCCGACGGCGTGCACAGCGTCGAGGCGCTCGAGCCCAGCGTGATGCTGCTGACCGCGCTGCCCCTGCCGGGCCGCAACGACCACTAG
- a CDS encoding DUF1232 domain-containing protein — protein MTRGRAIFSAVLVALGALAYGASPIDIIPELLTGPLGLVDDLAIWVGAGVAIWKLLSGSQPSPGPTPPPEEQPRWEQKRPE, from the coding sequence ATGACCCGAGGCCGCGCCATCTTCTCCGCCGTGCTCGTCGCGCTCGGCGCGCTCGCCTACGGCGCCTCCCCGATCGACATCATCCCCGAGCTGCTGACGGGCCCCCTCGGCCTCGTCGACGACCTCGCCATCTGGGTGGGCGCGGGCGTCGCCATCTGGAAGCTGCTGTCCGGCAGTCAGCCGTCACCCGGCCCAACACCGCCCCCCGAGGAGCAGCCCCGGTGGGAGCAGAAGCGACCCGAGTAG
- a CDS encoding alpha/beta fold hydrolase — MPKFTAERQHRTFTDSHGVVVHYYVWTPGKPKGVVQLAHGVGEHALRYELLAHDLVAAGYAVYADDHRGHGQTGVEYWKGDLSQIGRLGTGGLRATQQNLLDLTALATAAHPGLPFVMLGHSWGSLMVQNLLNAGEHPWSAVVLTGTALRTPFDMNGGDLNARHKHLGDTGAEWLSRDPAVARAFVDDPLTTDAKILKLFGLADGLRLFGRPKRVQPPVPLLIMVGSDDPLGGEKSAKKLADAYLGRGGLTDVELIVYPDARHEVFNEINQADVRADLIAWLDDRLFAAT, encoded by the coding sequence ATGCCGAAGTTCACCGCCGAGCGCCAGCACCGCACTTTCACCGACAGCCACGGTGTCGTCGTGCACTACTACGTGTGGACGCCGGGCAAGCCGAAGGGCGTCGTGCAACTCGCGCACGGCGTTGGCGAGCACGCCCTGCGCTACGAGCTTCTCGCGCACGACCTCGTCGCGGCCGGGTACGCGGTGTACGCCGATGACCACCGCGGCCACGGCCAGACGGGCGTGGAGTACTGGAAGGGCGACCTCTCGCAGATCGGCAGGCTGGGAACGGGCGGCCTGCGCGCCACGCAGCAGAACCTGCTCGACCTCACTGCTCTGGCGACGGCCGCGCATCCCGGCCTGCCGTTCGTCATGCTCGGCCACTCGTGGGGCTCGCTCATGGTGCAGAACCTGCTCAACGCGGGGGAGCATCCGTGGAGCGCGGTCGTGCTCACCGGCACGGCTCTGCGCACGCCATTCGACATGAATGGCGGCGACCTCAACGCCCGCCACAAGCACCTCGGCGACACGGGGGCCGAGTGGCTCAGCCGCGACCCCGCCGTCGCGCGCGCCTTCGTCGACGACCCGCTGACGACCGACGCGAAGATTCTGAAGCTGTTCGGCCTCGCGGATGGCCTGCGCCTCTTCGGGCGACCGAAGCGCGTGCAGCCGCCCGTGCCTTTGCTCATCATGGTGGGCAGTGACGACCCGCTCGGCGGCGAGAAGAGCGCCAAGAAGCTCGCCGACGCCTACCTGGGTCGCGGGGGTCTCACCGACGTCGAACTCATCGTCTACCCCGACGCCCGGCACGAGGTCTTCAACGAGATCAACCAGGCCGACGTGCGCGCCGACCTCATCGCCTGGCTCGACGATCGGCTGTTCGCCGCGACGTAG